The window CGAAAATCGAACAGCGGCCTCTCTACGCCGTTCTTGCGGAACGGTTCGGAGTGTCACCGGTCACTGGTTTATTGCCCTGCTATGTCGGGGGCGGATTTTACCAACCCGGAGGCACGCCGAACACGCTGCGCGACGAGATCAGGGGCCACTTGGACGCGGGTTACGCGTTAGTCAAGATCAAGGCTGGCGGACTTCCAGTTAAAGCAGACCTTGAACGTATCGAAGCCGCAGTCGACCTGCTCGGCTCTGGCGAGCAGCTTGCCATCGACACCAGCTGCTGTTTCGATCAGAACTCGGCAATCCCGTTTGCAAGAGCTATTGAGCCATTTGGCCTGCGCTGGTGGGAGGAACCCTGCGCACCCGATGATTTCGACACTTACCGCGCAATCGCAGAGCAATACGACGGCACTCTGGCGGGTGGTGAAAATCTGTTTGCCGCTCAGGAAGTCGATAACTTCCTTCGTTATGGCCGCTTTGACGGCAAGATCGTCGTACAACCCGATCCACCTCTGGCCTATGGTCTCGGCGAATTCCTCAAAATTATCGCGGTGGCGGACTCCCACGGCGTTCCGCGCGCCAACATCATCCCTCATGGCGGCAACATGATGTCGCTCCATATCGCGGCCGGCCTGGGCCTGGGAAGTGTCGAGTCCTATCCGGGCCTTTTCGGAGTCCTGGGCGGTTTCAGCCGAGAAGTTGAGATCGTCGATGGCAAGGTCACTCTGCCAACCGCGCCGGGCATCGGATTTGAAGAGCAACCTCGGCTGATCGACGTCATGCGAAGCGTTCTGGCCGATGGCAAGTAACGGGAGCTACCGGCATCATGCGTACTGCAACAACGATCTTTGTGGGCTCCGACTTTGTCTTGGATCCAGCGCTCGATGAAGTCGCTCAGGCGCTGTACGATCGGGGGCATCGGATCATTCGCGGTCCCAAAGCGGTTCCCGGTAAGCAAACGATTTTCGCGCCGGGCGATTACGAGCGATATTTTGGCGATATTGATGTCCTTGTAATCAGTTCTCGCTCATTGGTGACGGCCGGCATGCTCGCGGCCTCACCAAGGCTCAGAGGGATCGTGTTTCCGTCGATTGGCACGGAATCGCTCGACCTCTCCCTTGCCAAAGCGCGGGATCTGATTGTTGCAAACGGCGCCACACCAGAGAATTTCGAAAGCGTGGCGGAGGCAACCGTCATGCTGATGCTAAATCTCTTTTACGATCTCAAGGGTACCGAGCACGTTTTGCGGGCGCAGCTGCCGCGCCCGCGCGATCTCAAAGCAACGATGCTGAAGGGCAAGACTGTCGGAATTATCGGCTTCGGGCGGATCGGCAGGGGTGTGGCGCAACGGCTCAGCGGCTGGGATATCGATATCCTCGTTAACGATCCCGGACTTCGCGAGCAACCGTCGAACAACGTCACGCTTGCCCCGCTCGACGAGCTTCTTCGCAGCAGCGATATCGTCACGGTTCATGCCACGCCCGCCGCCGACGGAACGCCCATTATCGGCGCCGGTGAAGTATCAAGGATGAAAACGTCCGCCTTCCTGGTGAACACATCGCGCGGACGCTGTCTCGACGAAACGGCCGTCTTTGAGGCACTCAGGGATAACCGCATCGCCGGTGCTGCCCTTGATGCCTTCCTCGTCGAGCCCCTGCCCGCACACAGCCCGTTGCGGGATCTAGATAATGTTATTTTAACCCCGCATATGATTGCCCACACCCGAGAGCTGTTCGCGTCCTTTGCTCCGACTTGCGTCGAAAATGTAGAGCGTATTCTGCAAGCAAAGCCGCCGCTCTATATCAGAAACCCGGATGTACTGGAGCGCTGGCAGCACCGCGTCAAAATTTGCAGGCTTGCTGCTCAAGGCGATGACCCCGCGTGAAACCGCCTCTCTCCTCGGCGGCTGCAGAAACCACACGCAACGACTTGGAAAGGCTTGCCGAGGCATTGCTCATATGGAACGGGCTTGACTCGCAAGCCGCCGCCGCGGCAGCGGCTACCCTGGCCGCCGGCATGGCCACGCAGCGGGTGAGAGTCCAGAGGACCTACGACGACCTTCCATTGTCCTCCGAGCCTGATTGGTTTGCCGTCGAATTGACGAGAGTGCAATGATGGCAGCCGCTCATATCCGCCGCGAGCTGAACCGGCTCGACCTGAGGGAAATCGCCACGGCACTACGGACCGGCCAGACATCAGCGGCTGCACTGATGGAATTGACGCTGGATCGCGCGAAAGCACTTAATCCAAGGCTGAACGCAATCGTCTCTCTTTGGGAAGAACGCGCACTGGATGATGCAAGGAAAGCCGACAAGGAACGTGCGCTAGGCTTTTTTCGGGGCCCCCTACACGGCGTACCACTCGCGCACAAAGACATGTTTTATCGAGCTGGAGTGCCCTGCTCGGTCGGTCTTTCGGTGCCTTTTGCGATACCGACCGACACGGCTGCAGTCCTGGAACGTCTCGATAGCGCCGGGGCCATACAATTTGGTGCGTTAAACCTTGCGGAACTGGCCTACGGTCCGACAGGGCACAACTATCATCTGGGCCATTGCCGCAATCCCTGGAATACGGACTACATCAGCGGTGGATCGTCCAGTGGTTCTGCGGTCGCCGTCGCGGCCCGACTGTCGTTTGCGGCGCTTGGCTCGGACACGGCAGGCTCGATCCGGCTTCCGGCAGCCGCTTGTGGTGTGACTGGCCTTAAGGTCACGCAAGGTCGTATCAGCCGCACCGGCTCGATCCCGGGATCCTTTTCGATGGATACCGTCGGCATCATTGCACGCAGCGCCGCGGACTGCGCCATGCTACTCGACATTCTTGCGGAACCAAAAGCCGGAGGTCGCATCCCAAGCGGCAACCTGGCAGGCGATCATGTCGGAGTATCGAACCGGAAACCGCCGGTGTTGCGCATCGGCGTGCCGAAGCTGAGCTCCGATGACGTTTCCCCGGAGATTGGCCTCGCAATCGAAGAAGCGCTGAATATGCTGGGTGAGCTCGGTTGCAAGGTTGTGCCTGTCGTCCTGCCGGACCTAACTCGCTATGACGTCGCCGGCTTTCAGGTCATGGCTTCCGAAATCTCAGCGACGTACCGAACCCAGCTCACTCAGTCTCCGCACACTTTTTCCGATCAAATGCAGGCACGGCTTCAGCGTGGGCTAGTAATCCCGGCGACAACATATATCGACGCCCTGCGCTTTCGCGGTGTCGCCCTTCGCGAGTTTCGAAGCCAGGTTTTCGGATCCGTCGACGTTCTCGTGTTGCCTTGCCTCACCCTGCCAACGCCGACGATCGCGGAAACGGACATAGGCGGAAGACCGGACATTGACCAAATGATCTCCAGGCTGGTGACGTATTTGCGGCCCATCAGCTTTCTCGGGCTTCCCTCTCTATCGATCCCAATCGGTTTCCAGGCCATTGGCCTGCCGATTGGGATGCAACTGGTGGGCAGACCTTACGATGAAGCGACGCTCTTGAGCGTCGGTGAAGCCTTCCAGTTCCAGACGGATTGGCATCGCCGGGTTCCACCGCTCTGCTGATCGCCGTCTTCGAGCGGCTTCGTTTGCCGAATCCCTCCAAAGGCAGGGCAACAGGCAGGCGTATGCGGACAATTCTCGGTGCGAGACCCCCTCTCTTCGACGAGGCGATCGGGCCTGACCGAACTTCAAAGCGCCACTAACAAATCCAGTTAGAGCGCCCTGCTTTTTCGGCTCAAACCGACCGGGCAAGATCACCACCAGCGTCATAAAAGTAAAAAATACAGGGAGAACATAATGCCCGGGCCTCCGAGCCCGCCCACAAACCCTCGCAAAATCTTCCCTGAGCCGCGGTGGGATCCCAGGACACGGATTCCGCGCCGCGCCCTCGTAGTGCGGTGGCATCCGAACCGCGATCCCTAGATCAATCGTATCGGCATCTCCGCGCCGACAGTCACTTCTTGTCGAAAGAAACCTAAATGCTGCCAACTCACGATCGCTTTCCCTATTCCGCCATCGCCAATCGGCCAAACTTCTCCTGGCCGGAGGGCCGGAGACTCGCGTTTTACGTTGCACTGTGCGTGGAGAGTTTTGCGTACAATTGCTCCGGTCTTGGTACGCCGCTCACTCCGAATCATGGTCACCCGAACAAGTTCAACTGGTCATGGCGAGAGTATGGAAATCGGGTCGGCGGCTGGCGCTTGATTGACTTGTTCGATGAATTTCGACTTCCACTGACGGTACTGCTTAACAGCGCATGCTATGAGCATTGCCCCGAACTCATTGCCGTGCATCGTGGCCGTGGCGATGAAATCGTCGGCCACGGTCGCACCAATTCTGAGAACCAGAATGGCTTGTCACTCGAAGAAGAGCGCCGTCTTATCCAGGAAGCAACAGAAGCCTTTCGTCGGCATGAGGGTGGGTCTCCCCGCGGCTGGATGAGCCCTGGCGCCAACGCAACCATACAAACAGAAGATCTGTTGGCGAAGGAAGGTTATCGCTACACCCTCGACTGGCCGATCGACGACCAGCCCGTATGGTTGACGACCGACGCCGGCCCGCTTCTGAGCGTGCCTTATGCGCATGAACTCAACGACATCCCAATGGTGATCTTCCACGACGCGACCGCTCAACAATTCGCTGACAGCTCGATCGACAATTTCGACGAATTGCTGTGTCAATCGAAGCAACAGCCGCTTGTGTTCGGTATCACCATTCACAATTTCATTTTCGGTCAACCGTTTCGGCTGAAGCAGCTCCGACGATTGCTTGAGCACGTAACGAAGCACCGCGATACGGTTTGGTTCACAACGTCCGGCGCCATCGCCGATCACTTTGCGTCGGTCGTGCCGCCGCCGGAACCTGCGATGCTATAAACTGGCCGATGAGTTGCCGGATCACGCTGCTTTTAATCGGCGCGATCCAGAGCGAACCGCCTCTCGATTAAGCCTGTTGTGTGCGCGGTCGAACGATCGCGCGCGCCTGGCATCGGGCACAAACCGACTGCGGAGTCCGCATGACCATACATCGCTCACATACGTCCAGCGTGGCCACGTTGCCAGACCCGCCGCGTCATCCCCTGCTCGAGCTCCACAACATCTGCAAGAGCTTTCCAGGTGTGAAGGCCCTCGATCACGTCAATCTGTCGATTTGGCCGGGCGAGGTTCACATGCTCCTGGGGGAAAACGGAGCTGGCAAATCCACCCTTATGAAAGTTCTTTGCGGTGCTTACGCACGCGATGCCGGCAGCATCTTGAATGGGGGGAAGTCGGTTGAACTGCGATCGGTCGCAGATGCACGACAACTGGGTGTCGCCGTCATTTTTCAAGAATTCTCCCTCGTCCCTTGTTTGGACATCGCGCACAACA is drawn from Bradyrhizobium prioriisuperbiae and contains these coding sequences:
- a CDS encoding polysaccharide deacetylase family protein, with protein sequence MLPTHDRFPYSAIANRPNFSWPEGRRLAFYVALCVESFAYNCSGLGTPLTPNHGHPNKFNWSWREYGNRVGGWRLIDLFDEFRLPLTVLLNSACYEHCPELIAVHRGRGDEIVGHGRTNSENQNGLSLEEERRLIQEATEAFRRHEGGSPRGWMSPGANATIQTEDLLAKEGYRYTLDWPIDDQPVWLTTDAGPLLSVPYAHELNDIPMVIFHDATAQQFADSSIDNFDELLCQSKQQPLVFGITIHNFIFGQPFRLKQLRRLLEHVTKHRDTVWFTTSGAIADHFASVVPPPEPAML
- a CDS encoding enolase C-terminal domain-like protein, encoding MKINAIFEKTIQVETSLRNSRVDFSKLTATIVAVATDVIINGEPVVGYAFNSIGRYSCGAQLRERFIPRLLGANAEDILDEERANFDPIRARKVLDRNEKLGAHAERSAAIGTLEIALWDVVAKIEQRPLYAVLAERFGVSPVTGLLPCYVGGGFYQPGGTPNTLRDEIRGHLDAGYALVKIKAGGLPVKADLERIEAAVDLLGSGEQLAIDTSCCFDQNSAIPFARAIEPFGLRWWEEPCAPDDFDTYRAIAEQYDGTLAGGENLFAAQEVDNFLRYGRFDGKIVVQPDPPLAYGLGEFLKIIAVADSHGVPRANIIPHGGNMMSLHIAAGLGLGSVESYPGLFGVLGGFSREVEIVDGKVTLPTAPGIGFEEQPRLIDVMRSVLADGK
- a CDS encoding amidase, with product MMAAAHIRRELNRLDLREIATALRTGQTSAAALMELTLDRAKALNPRLNAIVSLWEERALDDARKADKERALGFFRGPLHGVPLAHKDMFYRAGVPCSVGLSVPFAIPTDTAAVLERLDSAGAIQFGALNLAELAYGPTGHNYHLGHCRNPWNTDYISGGSSSGSAVAVAARLSFAALGSDTAGSIRLPAAACGVTGLKVTQGRISRTGSIPGSFSMDTVGIIARSAADCAMLLDILAEPKAGGRIPSGNLAGDHVGVSNRKPPVLRIGVPKLSSDDVSPEIGLAIEEALNMLGELGCKVVPVVLPDLTRYDVAGFQVMASEISATYRTQLTQSPHTFSDQMQARLQRGLVIPATTYIDALRFRGVALREFRSQVFGSVDVLVLPCLTLPTPTIAETDIGGRPDIDQMISRLVTYLRPISFLGLPSLSIPIGFQAIGLPIGMQLVGRPYDEATLLSVGEAFQFQTDWHRRVPPLC
- a CDS encoding NAD(P)-dependent oxidoreductase produces the protein MRTATTIFVGSDFVLDPALDEVAQALYDRGHRIIRGPKAVPGKQTIFAPGDYERYFGDIDVLVISSRSLVTAGMLAASPRLRGIVFPSIGTESLDLSLAKARDLIVANGATPENFESVAEATVMLMLNLFYDLKGTEHVLRAQLPRPRDLKATMLKGKTVGIIGFGRIGRGVAQRLSGWDIDILVNDPGLREQPSNNVTLAPLDELLRSSDIVTVHATPAADGTPIIGAGEVSRMKTSAFLVNTSRGRCLDETAVFEALRDNRIAGAALDAFLVEPLPAHSPLRDLDNVILTPHMIAHTRELFASFAPTCVENVERILQAKPPLYIRNPDVLERWQHRVKICRLAAQGDDPA